Proteins encoded within one genomic window of Panicum virgatum strain AP13 chromosome 1N, P.virgatum_v5, whole genome shotgun sequence:
- the LOC120653757 gene encoding uncharacterized protein LOC120653757, whose translation MAGSDDETVELGVTENEERRLCGMAGDDDEDDLREDRDALFGPGADDPINVDDDGPVVPACGGAPPPDGNSAKCSRPSTSPVWDDFEKLFKTTADGKTVRYGARCLHCSKIYSGFSSGGTGHLSRHIASCVKRREKTRMSQSQISFNPDGSMRTWDYCPLVARTQLVRLIARLDVPISMGESEAFEEFIKSA comes from the exons ATGGCCGGATCTGACGACGAGACGGTGGAGCTCGGTGTTACCGAGAACGAGGAGCGGCGATTGTGCGGGATGGCCGGAGATGATGACGAGGATGACTTGCGCGAGGACCGTGATGCCTTGTTCGGCCCTGGTGCTGATGATCCCATCAACGTCGACGATGATGGCCCTGTTGTACCTGCCTGCGGCG GTGCACCTCCCCCAGACGGTAACAGCGCCAAGTGCTCACGTCCCTCTACCTCTCCTGTTTGGGATGATTTCGAGAAGCTGTTCAAAACCACAGCTGATGGTAAGACCGTCAGGTATGGAGCTAGGTGCCTACATTGCTCTAAGATCTACTCTGGTTTTTCTAGTGGTGGCACTGGTCATCTTTCACGCCACATTGCCTCTTGTGTTAAGAGGCGTGAAAAAACTCGCATGTCTCAGTCTCAAATCTCTTTTAATCCTGATGGTAGTATGCGTACTTGGGACTACTGTCCTCTGGTTGCTCGTACTCAACTAGTTAGATTGATTGCTAGACTTGATGTTCCTATCTCTATGGGTGAATCTGAGGCTTTTGAAGAGTTTATTAAaagtgcttaa
- the LOC120657304 gene encoding soluble inorganic pyrophosphatase 6, chloroplastic-like has translation MATAATASATAATRFTLLAGAGLRSRASRLPTAVRFQRQRGLTTTALLKTADLRPKEQGQPETLDYRVFLVDGGGRKLSPWHDVPLRAGDGAFHFIVEIPKESSAKMEVATDEAFTPIKQDTKKGNLRYYPYNINWNYGLFPQTWEDPTTANSDVEGAFGDNDPVDVVEIGERRANIGDVLKVKPLAALAMIDEGELDWKIVAISLDDPKASLVNDVDDVEKHFPGTLTAIRDWFRDYKIPDGKPANRFGLGNKPTSKEYALKVIEETNESWEKLVKRNIPAGELSLA, from the exons ATGGCgaccgcggcgacggcgtccgCCACGGCGGCGACCCGCTTCACGCTCCTAGCGGGCGCCGGCCTCCGCAGCCGCGCCAGCCGCCTCCCCACCGCCGTGCGGTTCCAGCGCCAGCGGGGGCTCACCACCACCGCGCTCCTCAAGACCGCCGACCTCCGGCCCAAGGAGCAGGGCCAGCCCGAGACGCTCGACTACCGCGTCTTCCTCGTCGACGGCGGGGGCCGGAAGTTGTCGCCGTGGCACGACGTGCCGCTGCGCGCCGGGGACGGCGCGTTCCACTTCATCGTCGAGATCCCCAAGGAGAGCAGCGCTAAGATGGAGGTCGCCACCGACGAGGCCTTCACGCCCATCAAGCAGGACACCAAGAAGGGCAACCTCCGATACTACCC GTACAATATTAATTGGAACTATGGATTATTTCCTCAAACATGGGAAGACCCGACTACTGCAAATTCTGATGTTGAAGGAGCATTCGGAGATAATGACCCTg TTGATGTTGTTGAGATAGGTGAAAGACGTGCCAATATTGGGGATGTCCTTAAGGTTAAACCATTGGCAGCTTTAGCAATGATTGATGAGGGGGAGCTCGACTGGAAAATTGTGGCCATTTCTTTGGATGACCCAAAAGCATCTCTTGTTAATGATGTGGATGATGTTGAGAAGCATTTTCCG GGGACACTGACTGCCATCAGAGACTGGTTCAGAGACTACAAGATACCAGATGGAAAGCCTGCCAACAGATTTGGTCTCGGCAACAAGCCCACAAGCAAG GAATATGCGCTGAAGGTCATTGAGGAAACTAACGAATCATGGGAGAAATTGGTGAAGAGGAATATCCCTGCTGGAGAGCTCTCACTAGCCTAA
- the LOC120653885 gene encoding WAT1-related protein At1g21890-like, with protein sequence MGVGKVLNDVKPYLAMILLQVGFAGMYIVAVASLKRGMSHFVLVVYRNLVATAVMAPFALWFERSVRPKMTLTIFLKIMGLVFLEPVLDQNLYFMGANLTSAGFASALINVLPAVTFVMALILRMERVRLRSVHSQAKIVGTALTVAGAVLMILYHGPVVQFPWTKGQHHDAAAAAGQAAGRGFLAGTLYVIVACVAWSGFFVLQSNTLKSYPAELSLTALICLMGSLMSGAVALVAERSNMQAWVIGFDTRLFTVVYAGIVCSGVAYYVQGLVSRQRGPVFVTAFNPLCMIVTSVMGSIILKEQITLGSVIGAVIIVLGLYALIWGKSKDHENQVADVSASGGSKGGAAAGELPITLAAQPNGNGKHEQLGSTHGHVFDVETPATTNGHY encoded by the exons ATGGGTGTGGGGAAAGTTCTGAACGATGTGAAGCCGTACCTGGCCATGATCCTGCTGCAGGTAGGGTTCGCCGGGATGTAcatcgtcgccgtcgcctcccTCAAGCGCGGGATGAGCCACTTCGTCCTCGTCGTGTACCGGAACCTCGTCGCCACCGCCGTCATGGCGCCCTTCGCGCTCTGGTTCGAGAG GAGCGTGAGGCCTAAGATGACCCTGACCATCTTCCTCaagatcatgggcctcgtcttTCTCGA GCCGGTGCTCGATCAGAACCTGTACTTCATGGGGGCGAACCTGACCTCCGCCGGCTTCGCGTCGGCGCTGATCAACGTCCTCCCCGCCGTCACATTCGTCATGGCGCTCATCCTGCGGATGGAGAGGGTGCGGCTGCGGAGCGTGCACAGCCAGGCCAAGATCGTGGGCACGGCCCTCACCGTCGCCGGCGCGGTGCTCATGATCCTGTACCACGGCCCCGTCGTGCAGTTCCCGTGGACCAAGGGGCAGcaccacgacgccgccgccgccgccggccaggccgccggccgcggcttcCTCGCGGGGACCCTGTACGTCATCGTCGCCTGCGTCGCGTGGTCGGGCTTCTTCGTCCTCCAGTCCAACACGCTGAAGAGCTACCCCGCGGAGCTGTCGCTGACGGCGCTCATCTGCCTCATGGGCTCGCTGATGAGCGGCGCCGTCGCGCTCGTCGCCGAGCGCAGCAACATGCAGGCATGGGTCATCGGCTTCGACACCCGCCTCTTCACCGTCGTCTACGCC GGCATAGTGTGCTCCGGCGTGGCCTACTACGTGCAAGGTCTCGTGTCGAGGCAACGAGGCCCGGTGTTCGTCACGGCCTTCAACCCTCTGTGCATGATCGTGACCTCCGTCATGGGCTCCATCATACTCAAGGAACAGATCACACTTGGAAG TGTGATTGGCGCGGTGATCATCGTGCTAGGCCTTTACGCGCTCATCTGGGGCAAGAGCAAGGACCACGAGAATCAGGTCGCCGACGTCTCCGCGTCAGGCGGCTCCAAGGGCGGcgcagccgccggcgagctgcccATCACCTTGGCGGCGCAGCCCAACGGCAACGGCAAGCACGAGCAGCTCGGCAGCACCCACGGCCACGTCTTCGACGTCGAGACCCCGGCGACGACCAACGGCCACTACTAG
- the LOC120653758 gene encoding uncharacterized protein LOC120653758, with protein MAHQSSSSAAAAADGSNAMTYVNVIPELDGNNYGKWYQKLEIALTMANIDLAITTPAPQEPEKPIRAQNEEAAAWAIREKNYDSAMTIYDADKTCWNDSNRKCLMVMKGSTSDAIKMAIPDCDTASEYLAKVKSQFTGSSKAYAAILAEQLITKKYTGGGIKEDILEMSHMANKLKTMDMPLPEKFIVQLVFKSLPKAFKTFHVNYNAFPEDWGIDKPIGMCVQEEDRLKNANGGELAFQVQHKKKNFQNKNFQHNKRPFPPGKNQHESGPSRPPQQNL; from the exons ATGGCGCACCAgagctcctcctccgcggcaGCCGCGGCCGATG gctCTAATGCTATGACTTATGTGAATGTCATTCCTGAACTGGATGGCAACAACTATGGGAAATGGTACCAGAAATTGGAGATAGCTCTGACGATGGCCAATATAGATTTGGCCATCACAACACCAGCTCCACAAGAACCAGAAAAGCCCATAAGGGCACAGAATGAAGAAGCTGCTGCTTGGGCTATCCGAGAGAAGAATTATGACTCTGCGATGACCATATATGATGCTGACAAGACATGTTGGAACGATTCCAACCGCAAGTGTCTTATGGTCATGAAGGGTTCCACTTCAGATGCCATCAAGATGGCGATCCCAGATTGTGACACCGCTTCAGAATATTTAGCAAAGGTGAAGAgtcagtttactggttcttccaAGGCTTATGCTGCCATTCTTGCTGAGCAGCTTATCACCAAAAAATACACTGGCGGTGGCATCAAAGAAGATATCTTAGAAATGAGCCACATGGCCAACAAGCTCAAGACTATGGACATGCCTTTGCCAGAAAAGTTCATTGTTCAGCTGGTCTTCAAGTCCCTACCAAAGGCGTTTAAGACGTTTCATGTCAACTATAACGCTTTTCCAGAAGATTGGGGTATTGACAAGCCGATTGGCATGTGCGTTCAAGAAGAAGATCGCCTTAAGAACGCCAATGGTGGTGAGCTTGCTTTTCAAGTTCAGCACAAGAAAAAGAACTTTCAGAATAAAAACTTTCAGCATAACAAGAGACCTTTCCCACCAGGCAAGAATCAGCATGAGAGTGGCCCTTCCAGACCACCTCAACAGAACCTTTAG